In the Colius striatus isolate bColStr4 chromosome W, bColStr4.1.hap1, whole genome shotgun sequence genome, one interval contains:
- the LOC133628578 gene encoding spindlin-Z-like isoform X2, whose product MMKKRTSHKKHRNNVGTSKPISQPRRNIVGCRIQHGWKEGSGPVTQWKGTVLDQVPVNPSLYLIKYDGFDCVYGLELHKDERVSALEVLPDRVASSRISDAHLADTMIGKAVEHMFETEDGSKDEWRGMILARAPIMNTWFYITYEKDPVLYMYQLLDDYKEGDLRIMPDSNDSPPAEREPGEVVDSLVGKQVEYAKEDGSKRTGMVIHQVEAKPSVYFIKFDDDFHIYVYDLVKTS is encoded by the exons AAAGCATAGAAACAATGTTGGAACAAGCAAACCTATTTCTCAGCCACGAAGAAACATTGTAGGCTGCAGAATACAGCATGGCTGGAAAGAAGGGAGTGGACCTGTAACACAGTGGAAGGGCACAGTTCTTGATCAAGTTCCTGTAAATCCCTCTCTCTATCTTATAAAATATGATGGATTTGATTGTGTATATGGACTAGAACTGCACAAAGATGAAAGAGTTTCAGCACTTGAAGTCCTTCCAGACAGAGTTG CTTCATCTCGAATTAGTGATGCCCACCTGGCAGATACAATGATTGGCAAAGCTGTGGAACATATGTTTGAGACAGAAGATGGCTCAAAAGATGAATGGAGGGGGATGATCTTGGCTCGAGCTCCTATTATGAACACATGGTTTTATATTACCTATGAGAAAGATCCTGTCTTGTACATGTACCAACTCTTAGATGACTATAAAGAAGGTGACCTTCGCATTATGCCTGATTCTA ATGATTCACCTCCTGCAGAACGGGAACCAGGTGAAGTTGTGGACAGCCTGGTAGGCAAACAAGTGGAATATGCCAAAGAAGATGGCTCAAAACGAACTGGCATGGTCATTCATCAAGTTGAAGCCAAACCATCTGTCTATTTCATCAAGTTTGATGATGATTTCCATATTTATGTCTATGATTTGGTGAAGACATCCTAG